A region of Dethiosulfovibrio russensis DNA encodes the following proteins:
- the ruvB gene encoding Holliday junction branch migration DNA helicase RuvB, whose translation MEDRIVDVSEKDDDLSLRPLSLEDFTGQESIKNKLRIYVKAARQRGEPLDHSLFYGPPGLGKTTLAGIIAREMGGDLRITTGPALEKTGDLAAILSNLQDNDVLFIDEIHRMNSSIEEVLYSAMEDFSLHIIVGKGPLARNICLSLPKFTLVGATTRLGLLTSPLRARFGIVEQLSLYSAEELASIISRGAGVLNVSIEGEAALLIAGRSRGTPRIALRILRRVRDVAEVAGDGVITPAIAERAMSMLGLDGFGLDDGDRRILEALVDLFSGGPVGLSTVAASLNEESQTVEDIYEPYLLQLGLLERTPRGRKATARTYEYLGRRPPRSSQLTIPTEEDTE comes from the coding sequence ATGGAAGACAGAATAGTGGATGTCTCCGAAAAAGACGACGATCTATCGCTGCGTCCTCTATCGCTCGAGGATTTTACAGGCCAGGAATCCATAAAAAACAAGCTCAGGATTTACGTCAAAGCCGCCAGACAGAGAGGGGAACCGTTGGATCATTCTCTGTTCTACGGCCCCCCCGGTCTCGGGAAGACTACCCTGGCGGGCATCATAGCCAGAGAGATGGGGGGAGATCTCAGGATAACCACAGGCCCTGCCCTGGAGAAAACCGGGGATCTTGCAGCCATACTCTCCAACCTTCAGGACAACGATGTCCTCTTCATCGACGAAATTCACAGGATGAACAGCAGTATCGAGGAGGTTCTCTATTCGGCTATGGAGGACTTCTCTTTGCATATCATAGTGGGGAAGGGCCCTCTTGCTAGGAATATATGTCTTTCTCTTCCAAAGTTCACCCTTGTGGGAGCTACCACCAGACTGGGATTGTTGACATCTCCGCTCCGGGCACGCTTTGGGATAGTGGAGCAATTGAGCCTCTACTCCGCGGAAGAGCTTGCGTCGATAATATCCAGAGGAGCCGGGGTTCTCAATGTCTCCATTGAGGGGGAGGCTGCCTTGCTTATCGCTGGTCGATCCAGAGGGACTCCCAGGATAGCTCTGAGGATCCTCAGGAGGGTCAGAGACGTCGCGGAGGTCGCGGGAGACGGAGTAATAACTCCTGCTATTGCCGAACGAGCCATGTCCATGTTGGGTCTGGACGGCTTCGGTCTCGACGACGGGGATCGAAGGATACTGGAGGCATTGGTCGATCTTTTCTCCGGCGGTCCAGTCGGATTGTCTACCGTTGCTGCGTCGTTAAACGAGGAATCTCAAACCGTGGAGGACATATACGAACCCTATCTGCTCCAGCTGGGACTTCTGGAGAGGACTCCCAGAGGAAGAAAGGCGACCGCGAGGACCTATGAATACCTCGGACGGCGACCTCCTCGCTCTTCTCAGTTGACCATACCTACAGAGGAGGATACAGAATGA
- a CDS encoding SpoIID/LytB domain-containing protein: protein MKQNRYSITVLFLTVISFVSLYFASPILASRNIKVGLGEGKSTVSLYSSAPLKASDKSGTVLSGKKGLSFSVSGHRLMCQGRSMVSPVTVVSSSPIVYEKRPYLGSFSLISIGGRLSVVNVLDIESYLRGVLKMEANPKWPMEALKVQAIISRTYALRSIGRHGAKGYDVCATPHCQAYRGINAHDPVTDRAVRETTGMVVKYGGTLAKTFFHSDSGGMTAASENVWGGSVPYLRPVKDPVPSNSPHSRWSISLSGSQLGKALARGGYSIGSVTDIKINSLDGSGRVLSMTLRGTKGSKTMSGHRFRMVVGSKVVKSTAFKIVSGAQSQAYDSIESGNQSARSDEGLTLEEESLIMTLTKQGAFSSEELIAMLVDPAKKRELLDKRRGTVTRKVQKPSSFPNSGYSRSNGTFLLEGTGWGHGVGLSQWGARALALAGWDAKRIVEYYYPGTVVSSDGLR from the coding sequence ATGAAGCAGAATAGATACAGTATAACCGTCTTGTTTTTGACGGTTATTTCCTTCGTTTCCCTTTATTTTGCCTCTCCCATACTTGCCAGCAGAAATATAAAAGTGGGGTTGGGCGAGGGGAAATCCACCGTTTCCCTCTATTCTTCCGCTCCGTTAAAGGCGTCGGATAAAAGCGGAACGGTCCTTTCCGGAAAAAAAGGGCTCTCTTTTTCCGTTTCAGGGCATCGCCTGATGTGCCAGGGGCGATCCATGGTCTCTCCTGTCACGGTCGTCTCCTCGTCGCCCATAGTATACGAAAAAAGACCTTATCTAGGGTCTTTTTCTCTGATATCGATAGGCGGCAGACTATCGGTGGTGAACGTCCTCGACATAGAGAGTTACCTTCGAGGTGTGCTTAAAATGGAGGCCAATCCCAAATGGCCCATGGAGGCTCTGAAGGTGCAAGCCATCATCTCCAGAACCTACGCCTTGAGATCCATAGGCCGTCATGGCGCCAAGGGGTACGATGTATGTGCCACCCCTCACTGTCAGGCCTACAGGGGAATAAACGCCCATGATCCTGTGACGGACCGAGCCGTAAGAGAGACGACGGGCATGGTGGTGAAATACGGAGGGACTCTGGCCAAGACCTTCTTTCACTCCGACAGTGGAGGTATGACCGCAGCGTCGGAGAACGTCTGGGGAGGCTCCGTTCCCTACCTTCGGCCTGTGAAGGACCCTGTTCCCTCCAACTCTCCTCATTCCAGATGGTCGATCAGCCTCAGCGGATCCCAGCTGGGCAAGGCACTCGCCAGAGGCGGCTATTCCATCGGGAGCGTCACAGATATTAAGATAAACTCGCTGGACGGTTCGGGCCGAGTGCTATCGATGACCCTGAGGGGAACGAAGGGCAGCAAGACAATGTCCGGTCATCGTTTCCGTATGGTAGTGGGAAGCAAGGTCGTAAAGAGCACGGCATTCAAGATAGTGTCCGGGGCGCAAAGCCAGGCTTACGATTCTATCGAATCAGGGAACCAGTCGGCAAGGTCGGACGAAGGGCTGACCTTAGAGGAAGAGTCTTTGATAATGACTCTGACCAAACAGGGAGCTTTTTCCTCGGAAGAATTGATAGCCATGTTGGTCGATCCGGCTAAAAAAAGGGAACTTCTGGATAAGAGGCGGGGAACCGTGACTCGAAAAGTTCAGAAGCCGTCTTCTTTTCCCAATAGCGGTTATTCACGGTCCAACGGGACCTTCCTTTTGGAGGGGACGGGCTGGGGGCATGGAGTAGGTTTATCTCAGTGGGGGGCTAGAGCCTTGGCGTTGGCTGGATGGGATGCCAAGAGGATAGTGGAGTATTATTATCCCGGTACGGTAGTCTCGTCGGACGGTCTCCGATAG